One genomic window of Gracilinema caldarium DSM 7334 includes the following:
- a CDS encoding response regulator transcription factor, whose amino-acid sequence MYRVLIVDDEEPVLDSFSYMIKEYSSDFVLAGKARNGFEALSAIHDLQPDVVFMDINIPGMDGLKVIDTVHSQYPHMIFVLSTAYERFDLAQKAIPLGVHAYLVKPISKKMFIGTLEEIKNKLDKNRLARNVNENRRSMDTFFAQLMKGGFEEDDIENIKENLGITYNHGRIFIIEIEENNQKILQEIALRLSMKYFCLFDMNGVRGLFFIAGSIDKDELHKRLFEIIKQCLQIDIDVAIGIGIEKELNDLYESYESALSELINNKTNEKKLFRERMLIVQIRKKIGFIPKSEVIKLYETYLDELFENNQLQIAKCKLIILFALLYDDLSNYYKDTEPVEYLFPLEQEIMNSKSKEECNSRGRSIFSRLYDLFAEKRNQAMPIPLLKAIHYMQDHYSEPIQLSTVADAVFISPAYLSRIFTEYLSTTFIDYLTDLRISEAQKLIKNTNMSIKEIASKVGYSDPNYFGKCFKKITGYTPTDYLERSQNDTGVYHYEK is encoded by the coding sequence ATGTATCGTGTATTGATTGTAGATGATGAAGAACCGGTATTAGATAGTTTTTCCTATATGATTAAAGAATATAGTTCAGATTTTGTTTTAGCCGGTAAAGCTCGAAATGGTTTTGAAGCATTAAGTGCCATACATGATTTGCAACCGGATGTTGTATTTATGGATATTAATATACCTGGAATGGATGGATTAAAAGTTATAGATACAGTACATAGCCAATATCCTCATATGATTTTTGTATTATCAACTGCTTATGAACGGTTTGATCTTGCTCAAAAGGCAATACCTCTTGGCGTACACGCATATCTAGTAAAACCGATAAGTAAAAAAATGTTTATAGGTACTTTAGAAGAAATAAAGAATAAACTTGATAAAAATCGTTTGGCACGAAATGTAAATGAAAATCGGCGAAGTATGGATACCTTTTTTGCTCAACTTATGAAGGGTGGTTTTGAAGAAGATGATATAGAAAATATAAAGGAAAATCTTGGTATTACCTATAATCACGGACGTATTTTTATTATTGAAATTGAAGAAAATAACCAAAAAATATTACAAGAAATTGCATTACGATTGTCAATGAAGTATTTTTGTCTTTTTGATATGAATGGTGTTCGAGGTTTATTTTTTATCGCTGGAAGTATAGATAAAGATGAATTGCACAAGCGTTTATTTGAAATTATAAAACAATGTCTTCAGATAGATATCGATGTTGCTATTGGTATCGGTATTGAAAAAGAACTGAATGATTTATATGAATCTTATGAAAGTGCATTATCTGAATTGATAAATAACAAAACTAATGAAAAAAAATTGTTTAGAGAGCGAATGCTTATTGTCCAAATTCGGAAAAAAATAGGATTTATTCCAAAATCTGAAGTAATAAAACTCTATGAGACATATCTTGATGAATTGTTTGAAAATAATCAATTACAAATTGCTAAATGTAAATTAATAATTTTATTTGCATTATTATATGATGATTTAAGTAATTATTATAAAGATACAGAACCAGTAGAATATTTATTTCCTTTAGAACAGGAAATCATGAATAGTAAAAGTAAGGAAGAATGTAATAGTCGGGGAAGATCTATATTCAGCAGATTATACGATCTGTTTGCGGAAAAACGAAACCAGGCAATGCCGATTCCATTGTTAAAGGCGATACATTACATGCAGGATCATTATTCAGAACCAATACAGCTGAGTACTGTTGCAGATGCTGTTTTCATTTCACCTGCATATTTAAGTAGAATATTTACTGAATATCTTTCAACAACTTTTATAGATTATTTAACTGATTTAAGAATATCAGAAGCGCAAAAATTGATTAAAAATACCAATATGAGTATAAAAGAAATAGCAAGTAAAGTTGGTTATTCAGATCCCAATTATTTCGGTAAATGTTTTAAAAAAATTACTGGATATACACCTACAGATTATCTTGAAAGGTCTCAGAATGACACAGGAGTGTATCATTATGAAAAATAG
- a CDS encoding substrate-binding domain-containing protein, with protein MKNSQYIYLSMIVLSVLLTCTNRTTTSDSKKITIGFSIATDTFILERWNKDINIFSSTAKELGAEVILQLSAGGTKEQIDQINYLLKQNINVLVVIAHDMEMIAGVIKQAHDAGIPVIAYDRMIMNVPIDAYISFDNEEVGRLFGKALTEKVPKGRYLIVNGSVRDNNSFLVHNGLMDILQPYVNRGAIQIVQDIWLQEWSYDEALEKIGKVFDSTTDIDAISCGNDQIASAAIQILSERRMAGKVAVVGQDADLISCQRVVEGTQLMTVYKPIAKLASRAAKLAIALASREAFPYDTLTDNKSGAMIASYIEKPIAVYKNTIDETIIKDGFHSKDDIYRNVPLVK; from the coding sequence ATGAAAAATAGTCAATATATTTATCTGAGTATGATAGTTTTGTCCGTATTACTTACATGTACAAATAGGACTACTACATCTGACTCTAAAAAAATAACCATTGGATTTTCCATCGCAACTGATACATTTATTCTTGAACGTTGGAATAAGGATATCAATATTTTTTCTAGTACCGCTAAAGAACTAGGCGCAGAAGTAATTTTGCAGCTATCGGCAGGTGGAACGAAAGAACAGATTGATCAGATAAATTATCTATTAAAGCAAAACATTAATGTTCTGGTCGTTATAGCTCACGATATGGAAATGATTGCAGGAGTAATTAAACAGGCTCACGATGCCGGGATACCTGTAATAGCATATGACAGGATGATTATGAATGTTCCGATAGATGCCTATATCTCATTTGACAATGAAGAAGTAGGAAGATTATTCGGTAAAGCACTTACTGAAAAGGTTCCAAAAGGCAGATATCTTATTGTGAACGGTTCTGTACGAGATAATAATAGTTTTCTTGTTCATAATGGTTTGATGGACATACTGCAACCCTATGTAAATAGGGGTGCAATACAAATCGTACAGGATATTTGGTTACAAGAATGGAGTTATGATGAAGCACTTGAAAAGATCGGGAAGGTATTCGACAGTACTACTGATATAGATGCAATTTCTTGTGGGAATGATCAAATTGCGAGTGCTGCTATACAAATATTATCAGAACGTCGTATGGCTGGAAAAGTTGCAGTAGTTGGGCAGGATGCAGATCTTATATCTTGCCAGCGGGTTGTAGAAGGAACACAATTAATGACTGTGTATAAACCAATTGCAAAGCTTGCCAGTCGTGCAGCCAAATTGGCTATTGCCTTGGCTTCAAGAGAAGCATTCCCCTATGATACATTAACGGATAATAAAAGTGGAGCCATGATTGCAAGTTATATAGAAAAACCTATTGCGGTATATAA